A genomic region of Dactylococcopsis salina PCC 8305 contains the following coding sequences:
- a CDS encoding response regulator transcription factor — translation MLSLDIPKTSPSPEFTQTAHILVVEDEDLIREMVVLSLQEEGYEVSIATDGRTASDLLQATEPNSSDFPYDLIILDLMLPQINGLDICRWLRYQGNIIPVLILSAKASETDRVLGLEVGADDYITKPFSMPEFIARCRALLRRQRFSSFPQTPVLQYQDITLFPQECRVTVRGDDISLSPKEFRLLELFISSPRRVWSREQLIEQIWGPDFLGDTKTVDVHIRWLREKLEPDPSQPTHIVTVRGFGYRFG, via the coding sequence ATGCTGTCTCTTGATATACCAAAAACTTCCCCCAGTCCAGAATTTACCCAAACTGCTCACATCTTAGTTGTAGAAGACGAAGACTTGATCCGAGAAATGGTGGTTCTTTCCTTACAAGAAGAAGGTTACGAAGTCTCCATTGCGACGGATGGACGGACGGCTTCCGATTTGTTACAAGCCACCGAACCGAATAGTTCTGATTTTCCCTATGATTTGATTATTCTGGATTTAATGCTTCCTCAAATCAATGGCTTAGATATTTGTCGCTGGCTACGGTATCAAGGAAACATTATTCCTGTCCTCATTTTGAGTGCAAAAGCAAGCGAAACCGATCGAGTTTTAGGATTAGAAGTCGGGGCTGACGATTACATCACTAAGCCGTTTAGTATGCCAGAGTTTATCGCTCGTTGTCGAGCCTTATTAAGACGACAACGGTTTAGCAGCTTTCCTCAAACGCCTGTGCTTCAATACCAAGACATTACTCTCTTTCCCCAAGAGTGTCGCGTTACGGTTCGCGGTGATGACATTAGCCTTTCCCCTAAAGAATTTAGACTGCTTGAACTGTTTATTAGTTCCCCCCGTCGCGTTTGGTCACGAGAACAATTGATTGAGCAAATATGGGGTCCCGATTTTCTGGGAGATACTAAAACCGTTGATGTTCATATTCGCTGGTTACGGGAAAAATTAGAGCCTGATCCTTCACAACCGACGCATATTGTTACGGTGCGAGGGTTTGGTTATCGCTTTGGATGA
- a CDS encoding Stp1/IreP family PP2C-type Ser/Thr phosphatase produces the protein MKRRFNGRTDTGVMRAVNQDCLYYDPRGRFFIVADGMGGHAGGQEASKIATQVISDYLEEHWESDLNSENLLHQAVEEANEKIIGDQQTHPERAEMGTTVVAVVFREDKSWCVHVGDSRLYLWRDNILTPFTEDHTWVAWALKSGTISPEEAGVHPWRHVLSQCLGRKELYSIDTDIINVQPGDRLLLCSDGLTGEVSEEEIRMYLQEAETCEEAVTELIETAKENGGSDNVTVIVIEEGETEESFRNLDEADTLSSEY, from the coding sequence ATGAAACGTCGCTTTAATGGGCGAACCGATACAGGAGTCATGCGTGCAGTCAACCAAGACTGCTTATATTACGACCCGCGAGGGCGTTTCTTTATCGTTGCTGACGGGATGGGGGGACACGCTGGCGGACAAGAGGCGAGTAAAATTGCGACTCAGGTAATCAGCGACTATCTCGAAGAACATTGGGAGTCTGACCTCAATTCCGAAAACTTGCTTCATCAAGCAGTGGAAGAAGCTAACGAAAAGATTATCGGCGACCAACAAACCCATCCCGAACGCGCGGAGATGGGAACAACCGTCGTCGCGGTTGTCTTTCGGGAGGACAAGTCTTGGTGTGTTCATGTGGGAGACTCACGACTTTACCTCTGGCGAGATAATATTCTCACTCCCTTCACAGAAGATCATACTTGGGTGGCGTGGGCGTTAAAATCAGGAACAATCTCCCCAGAAGAAGCGGGAGTGCATCCCTGGCGCCACGTTTTATCTCAATGTTTGGGACGAAAAGAGCTTTATAGCATAGATACCGATATCATCAACGTTCAACCAGGCGATCGGCTTTTATTGTGTAGCGACGGTTTAACGGGAGAAGTCTCGGAAGAAGAAATCCGAATGTATTTACAGGAAGCAGAAACCTGTGAGGAAGCCGTTACCGAACTGATCGAAACTGCGAAGGAAAACGGAGGTTCTGATAACGTTACGGTGATTGTCATTGAAGAAGGAGAAACTGAGGAAAGTTTCCGTAATCTAGATGAAGCGGATACCCTTTCCTCAGAATACTAA
- the hemN gene encoding oxygen-independent coproporphyrinogen III oxidase, with protein sequence MTIKTVEFDTELIKKYDRALPRYTSYPPATELKETFDQNAFTKALKVGNKNQTPVSLYCHIPFCETPCYFCGCNTLITQQKKFADPYLDYVFKNIDQVASLVDSQRKVNQLHWGGGTPNYLNLEQVEKLWTKITDSFSLENKAEISLEINPKSVDKNYLLFLRNLGFNRISFGIQDFNPQVQKAINRIQTENQLFQVMEWIRDVGFESVNVDLVYGLPYQTLETFQETIEKTIKLNPDRIAVFSFAYVPWLKAVQKRLPEKALPNREEKLKILQMSIEKLTDQGYVFIGMDHFAKPNDELAIAQRKGELHRNFQGYTTKPESDLLSFGMTGISMLHDVYIQNQKRLKDYYQNLDANYFPIQKGVKLKEEDHLRQAIILELMCQFHFSPDCLKDKYNIEFQGKFSEYFAPELAQLNELAKDGLLSIEGETIEVTSAGRLLIRNIASVFDRYLKQRQQKTFSQSI encoded by the coding sequence ATGACCATAAAAACTGTTGAATTTGACACCGAATTAATCAAAAAATACGATCGAGCCTTACCGCGTTATACCAGTTATCCTCCAGCAACAGAACTCAAAGAAACCTTTGATCAAAATGCTTTTACAAAAGCGCTTAAAGTCGGAAATAAAAATCAAACCCCTGTGTCGTTATATTGTCACATTCCTTTTTGTGAAACCCCTTGTTATTTCTGTGGTTGTAATACCCTAATTACCCAACAAAAGAAATTTGCTGATCCGTACCTAGATTATGTGTTCAAGAACATTGATCAAGTCGCTTCTTTGGTGGATTCCCAACGAAAAGTTAACCAATTACATTGGGGAGGAGGAACGCCAAATTATCTGAATTTAGAACAAGTTGAAAAATTATGGACGAAAATCACAGATAGCTTTTCCTTAGAAAATAAAGCAGAAATCTCTTTAGAAATCAATCCAAAATCTGTGGATAAAAATTATCTCCTGTTTTTACGAAATTTAGGATTTAATCGCATTAGTTTCGGGATTCAAGACTTTAATCCGCAAGTACAAAAAGCAATTAATCGCATTCAAACTGAAAACCAGTTATTTCAAGTAATGGAATGGATACGAGATGTTGGTTTTGAGAGTGTTAATGTGGATTTAGTTTATGGTTTACCCTATCAAACCTTAGAAACCTTTCAAGAGACAATTGAGAAAACCATTAAATTAAATCCCGATCGCATTGCTGTGTTTAGTTTTGCTTACGTGCCTTGGTTAAAAGCCGTACAAAAACGTCTTCCCGAAAAAGCATTACCGAACCGAGAAGAGAAATTAAAAATCTTACAAATGTCCATCGAAAAATTAACCGATCAAGGTTATGTTTTTATTGGTATGGATCATTTTGCGAAACCTAATGACGAATTGGCGATCGCGCAAAGAAAAGGAGAATTACACCGTAACTTTCAAGGATACACGACGAAACCCGAATCAGATTTACTTTCTTTTGGGATGACAGGAATCAGTATGTTGCATGATGTTTATATTCAAAACCAAAAACGTCTCAAAGATTATTATCAAAACCTTGACGCTAATTATTTTCCCATTCAAAAAGGAGTGAAACTCAAGGAAGAAGATCATTTACGCCAAGCCATTATCCTCGAATTAATGTGTCAGTTTCACTTTTCGCCAGACTGTTTAAAGGATAAATATAACATCGAATTTCAAGGTAAATTTTCCGAATACTTTGCTCCTGAATTAGCCCAATTAAATGAGCTTGCTAAAGACGGATTATTATCGATCGAAGGGGAAACAATTGAAGTAACTTCTGCGGGGCGGCTGCTAATTCGTAACATTGCCAGTGTTTTCGATCGTTACTTAAAACAACGGCAACAAAAAACATTTTCTCAGTCAATTTAA
- the phoU gene encoding phosphate signaling complex protein PhoU, translating to MNYWSSPHYNSRNSYFDRSLKRVEQDVLRMGALVEQSFRLSHSALFRQNLEAAKQINDLDEQIDQYYRQIELDCAKLMTLQAPVATDLRVISAFMQLVRDLERIGDYAEDLAEFAIKLFPYPPHPCLPEVAAMSHQTQMMLAASLVALADLDATAGKRVKEMDDIVDDAYDRIYNILAKKSDVQGVVEPILLLGLSIRHLERMADHATNIGQRVAYIVTGDRS from the coding sequence TTGAATTATTGGTCGTCTCCCCATTACAATTCTCGTAATTCTTACTTCGATCGTTCCCTGAAACGAGTGGAACAAGATGTTTTGCGGATGGGTGCGTTAGTAGAACAATCTTTCCGTTTAAGTCATTCGGCGCTGTTTCGTCAAAATCTAGAGGCGGCTAAACAGATTAATGATCTCGATGAACAAATTGACCAATACTATCGTCAAATTGAGTTAGATTGTGCCAAATTAATGACCCTACAAGCACCAGTCGCCACAGATTTGAGAGTAATTAGTGCGTTTATGCAGTTAGTTCGAGATTTAGAACGAATTGGCGATTATGCGGAAGATTTAGCGGAGTTTGCTATTAAATTATTTCCTTATCCCCCTCATCCCTGTTTACCAGAAGTCGCAGCCATGTCTCACCAAACCCAAATGATGTTAGCCGCCAGTTTAGTCGCTTTAGCTGATTTAGATGCAACGGCGGGAAAAAGAGTGAAAGAAATGGATGATATAGTAGATGATGCTTACGATCGAATTTACAATATTTTAGCGAAAAAAAGTGATGTGCAAGGCGTGGTTGAACCGATTTTGTTACTCGGATTAAGTATTCGTCATTTAGAAAGAATGGCGGATCATGCGACAAATATTGGTCAGCGCGTCGCTTATATTGTCACGGGCGATCGATCTTGA
- a CDS encoding ABC1 kinase family protein, translated as MSALSEKSNQPINAKVTRISSSSLEAGKKAYRWNRENYSRNRRRFDIWFFVLTLLFKLWLEGKKWSYIGGYTEEKKKARRQARAVWIRESLLELGPTFIKVGQLFSTRADIFPSEYVEELSKLQDRVPAFDYEQVAAIVKEDLGKSVEQLFASFDPTPLAAASLGQVHKAQLHSGETVVVKVQRPGLKKLFTIDLAILKWIARYFQNHPRWGKGRDWIGIYDECCRILWEEADYLNEGRNADTFRRNFQTYERVRVPRVYWRYTSLRVLTLEFVPGIKVSHHEALDAAGVDRSIIARLGAETYLQQLLYDGFFHADPHPGNLAVSPEGQLIFYDFGMMGRIQGNVKDNLMETLFGIAEKSGDRVLNSLVKLGALAPVEDTSAVRRSIQYMLDNFMDEPFEEQSVAEISDDLYEIAYNNPFRFPATFTFVMRAFSTLEGVGKTLDPEFNFMAVAQPYAMELMNSNGYDNNKTLFDEIGRQAASMSSTALGLPRRLEETIDKLEKGDLRLRVRSIESDRILRRMSGIQLGTNYSLLIAAFTISATILVVNELITLAVIMALAASASAFAWIRLLKRLDRWDRM; from the coding sequence GTGTCTGCGCTCTCTGAGAAATCAAATCAGCCTATTAATGCCAAAGTAACTCGCATCTCATCTTCATCTCTAGAAGCTGGGAAAAAAGCCTATCGTTGGAATCGAGAAAACTATTCTCGTAACCGCCGACGATTCGATATTTGGTTCTTTGTCTTAACCCTTCTATTTAAACTCTGGCTAGAAGGGAAAAAATGGAGCTATATCGGTGGCTATACTGAAGAGAAAAAGAAAGCTCGTCGTCAAGCCAGAGCCGTCTGGATTCGAGAAAGTCTTTTAGAACTCGGTCCCACTTTTATCAAGGTTGGTCAATTGTTCTCGACTCGTGCTGATATTTTTCCGTCGGAATATGTGGAAGAATTGTCCAAACTCCAAGATCGAGTTCCAGCTTTCGATTATGAACAGGTGGCGGCAATTGTTAAAGAAGATTTAGGGAAATCAGTAGAGCAACTTTTTGCTAGTTTTGATCCCACTCCTTTAGCGGCGGCGAGTTTAGGACAAGTTCATAAAGCACAACTCCACAGTGGCGAAACGGTGGTGGTAAAAGTACAACGTCCTGGTTTGAAAAAATTATTTACCATTGATTTAGCTATTCTCAAATGGATCGCTCGTTATTTCCAAAATCATCCCCGTTGGGGAAAAGGACGGGATTGGATTGGCATTTATGACGAGTGTTGTCGGATTCTGTGGGAAGAAGCGGATTATCTCAATGAAGGGCGTAATGCTGATACGTTCCGCCGTAATTTTCAAACTTATGAACGAGTGCGTGTGCCTCGTGTCTATTGGCGTTATACTTCTCTACGGGTGTTAACGTTAGAGTTCGTCCCTGGGATTAAAGTTAGTCATCACGAAGCTCTAGACGCAGCGGGTGTCGATCGATCGATCATTGCTCGTTTAGGAGCGGAAACCTATTTACAACAGCTTTTATATGATGGCTTTTTCCATGCTGATCCCCATCCAGGGAATTTAGCAGTAAGTCCTGAAGGACAACTCATTTTTTATGACTTTGGCATGATGGGACGGATTCAAGGGAATGTTAAAGATAATTTGATGGAAACCTTGTTTGGGATTGCCGAAAAAAGTGGCGATCGAGTCCTCAATTCTCTAGTAAAATTAGGAGCGCTTGCGCCAGTGGAAGATACCAGTGCGGTGCGTCGTTCTATTCAATATATGCTAGACAACTTCATGGATGAACCCTTTGAGGAACAATCCGTTGCTGAAATCAGCGACGATCTCTATGAAATTGCTTATAATAATCCCTTTCGTTTTCCCGCAACGTTTACGTTTGTAATGAGAGCCTTTTCTACCTTAGAAGGAGTCGGGAAAACCCTTGATCCTGAATTTAATTTTATGGCAGTGGCTCAACCCTACGCAATGGAGCTTATGAACAGTAACGGTTACGATAACAATAAAACTTTATTTGATGAAATCGGACGACAAGCTGCCAGCATGAGTTCTACTGCTTTGGGCTTACCCCGTCGTCTCGAAGAAACCATTGATAAACTTGAGAAGGGAGACTTGCGTTTGCGGGTACGATCGATCGAAAGCGATCGCATTTTGCGGCGGATGAGTGGCATCCAGTTAGGAACAAACTACTCCCTACTAATTGCGGCTTTTACCATCTCAGCAACCATTCTCGTCGTAAACGAACTGATCACCTTAGCGGTTATTATGGCTTTGGCAGCGTCTGCGTCGGCATTTGCTTGGATTCGGTTACTCAAACGACTCGATCGTTGGGATCGAATGTAA
- a CDS encoding prepilin peptidase gives MENYIVSSFIFVFGAAIGSFLNVVIYRLPANLSLLYPPSRCPICGHRLGKTENVPILGWLWLRGKCRHCQTPISPRYPIIETITALLFVAVYLQFGFSFATVGYWILLSWLLVLSLIDYDTMTLPNSLTQSGLILGLGYQVLSQNSFNINQVSQQLMTGIIGAVLGIWLFDIITIVASGILGQTAMGGGDAKLAAMLGAWLGWKLLLVGCFLAFAVGAFIGGGAIALGILSRRDPMPFGPFLALGGAIAVFYGERLLSAYVNLFFPVI, from the coding sequence ATGGAAAATTATATTGTCAGTAGTTTTATTTTTGTTTTTGGCGCAGCGATCGGAAGTTTCCTCAATGTTGTGATCTATCGTCTTCCCGCCAATCTATCTCTACTTTATCCTCCTTCGCGATGTCCTATTTGTGGACATCGATTAGGAAAAACGGAAAATGTCCCCATCCTCGGCTGGTTATGGTTACGAGGAAAATGTCGTCACTGTCAAACCCCAATTTCTCCGCGCTATCCCATCATTGAAACCATTACCGCATTATTATTTGTCGCGGTTTATCTTCAATTTGGATTCAGTTTTGCGACTGTTGGTTATTGGATACTTTTAAGTTGGCTGTTGGTGTTATCTTTAATTGATTACGACACCATGACGTTACCGAATTCTCTGACTCAATCAGGATTAATTTTGGGGTTGGGGTATCAAGTGCTGTCTCAAAACAGTTTCAATATCAATCAGGTATCACAACAATTGATGACAGGGATTATTGGGGCGGTTTTGGGGATTTGGCTGTTTGATATCATTACGATCGTCGCTTCAGGGATTCTAGGACAAACGGCGATGGGGGGAGGGGATGCGAAATTAGCGGCGATGTTGGGCGCTTGGTTGGGCTGGAAATTGTTACTGGTGGGCTGTTTTTTGGCTTTTGCGGTGGGAGCATTCATCGGCGGAGGGGCGATCGCTCTCGGTATCCTCTCTCGTCGTGATCCGATGCCATTTGGCCCTTTTTTGGCGTTAGGAGGCGCGATCGCGGTTTTTTACGGGGAAAGACTCCTTTCTGCTTATGTGAATCTCTTTTTTCCTGTTATTTAA
- a CDS encoding sensor histidine kinase, with product MTLSIILTFFAGLAIGLMIAYRQKRAWKKDLNQLLKELFGNTQETISSSLSNRLRREILLLKSNSSYLQNQLNIWQKLMENAPIGYLEVDEENQLIWCNKQARNLLQIDRWQPHQVRLLLELVRSYELDQLIEETRNTQESKVQEWVFHSTDFPTDTETHSSTSIALKGSSYPLPESKVGVFLENQQPLMELSQQNQRLFSDLTHELRTPLTSIRLVAETLQPRLQPPENRWVNQMLQEANRLIRLIEDWLEISQLEKKPQQNLRKEQFAIAPLIYSAWETLKPLSEQKQLKLNYESEQSLLITADYSRLTQVFLNLFDNAIKYSSQNSNIWVKVVFLPSHRIHKAEDWVQISVIDQGQGLSKTDILRVFDRLYRGDEGAEERKKNNVNQTDANSSFQSSGTGLGLSITRQIVLAHCGRIQAKNHPETGGAWLQIELPNVVLDQ from the coding sequence ATGACATTAAGCATTATTTTGACGTTTTTCGCAGGGTTAGCGATCGGGTTGATGATTGCTTATCGGCAAAAACGCGCTTGGAAAAAAGATTTAAATCAGCTTCTTAAAGAACTTTTTGGTAACACTCAAGAGACGATTTCCTCTTCTTTAAGTAATCGTTTACGTCGAGAGATTTTGCTTTTAAAAAGTAATTCCAGTTATCTACAAAACCAGTTAAATATCTGGCAAAAATTAATGGAAAATGCCCCGATCGGGTATTTAGAAGTAGATGAAGAAAATCAATTAATTTGGTGTAATAAACAAGCCCGTAATCTCTTACAGATCGATCGTTGGCAACCGCATCAAGTGCGTTTATTATTAGAATTAGTTCGCTCTTATGAATTGGATCAACTCATTGAAGAAACTCGCAATACTCAAGAATCAAAAGTCCAAGAATGGGTTTTTCATAGCACTGATTTTCCCACAGATACGGAAACTCATTCTTCAACATCGATCGCGCTTAAAGGTTCAAGTTATCCGCTTCCAGAAAGCAAGGTGGGAGTATTCCTAGAAAATCAACAACCATTGATGGAACTTTCCCAACAAAATCAGCGCCTTTTTTCTGATTTAACCCATGAATTAAGAACGCCTCTCACTTCTATTCGTCTTGTCGCAGAAACCCTACAACCTCGACTACAACCACCCGAAAATCGTTGGGTTAACCAAATGCTTCAAGAAGCCAATCGTCTTATTCGTTTAATTGAAGATTGGTTAGAAATTTCTCAATTAGAAAAAAAACCGCAGCAAAATTTGAGAAAAGAACAGTTTGCGATCGCGCCTTTAATTTATTCAGCATGGGAAACCTTAAAACCTTTATCAGAACAAAAACAATTAAAGTTAAACTATGAAAGCGAACAATCTTTATTAATTACCGCCGATTATTCTCGTTTGACACAAGTGTTTTTAAACCTCTTTGATAACGCGATTAAATACAGTTCCCAGAATAGTAACATTTGGGTAAAAGTCGTATTTTTACCGTCTCATCGTATTCATAAAGCAGAAGATTGGGTACAAATTTCTGTGATTGATCAAGGTCAAGGATTATCAAAAACCGACATTCTTCGTGTTTTCGATCGACTTTATCGTGGCGATGAAGGAGCAGAAGAAAGAAAGAAAAATAACGTTAATCAAACGGATGCTAACTCATCATTCCAGTCATCAGGAACCGGTTTAGGTTTATCAATTACCCGACAAATTGTTCTCGCTCACTGTGGGAGAATCCAAGCCAAAAACCATCCTGAGACAGGAGGCGCTTGGCTACAAATTGAACTTCCTAATGTGGTTTTGGATCAATGA
- a CDS encoding DUF6825 family protein — MSNPALHAFYVGRAFAEVLGERLEDTVTNSLSELGQLEAKQREAMQEFVEEVMARAEQSSGDEQPSARETQSKSASSRPQTAKRSPEDVQAMVDELRASIASLRTELNAYKSQS, encoded by the coding sequence ATGAGTAACCCTGCTTTGCACGCCTTTTATGTCGGTCGCGCTTTTGCGGAAGTGCTTGGTGAACGTCTCGAAGATACTGTCACCAATAGCCTCAGTGAACTCGGACAACTCGAAGCAAAACAGCGAGAAGCGATGCAAGAATTTGTCGAGGAAGTAATGGCTCGCGCTGAACAAAGTTCTGGAGACGAGCAACCGTCTGCTAGGGAAACTCAGTCCAAGAGTGCTTCCTCTCGTCCCCAAACTGCGAAACGCTCTCCTGAAGATGTGCAAGCGATGGTTGATGAATTGCGAGCCTCGATCGCGAGTTTACGCACTGAACTCAACGCTTATAAAAGTCAATCCTAG
- the trmB gene encoding tRNA (guanosine(46)-N7)-methyltransferase TrmB: MPRVRVRQHVNPLSQKYQTPITPPVWEKIYSDLNQPFFLDIGAARGRFLLEMAQLQPDYNFLGLEIREPLVTEANRIRDELGLTNLHYLFCHVNPSLETVLASLPKNALNLVTIQFPDPWFKQRHGKRRIVQPQLVETLANYLNPNSWQQRGGVFLQSDVRFVIEEMSRHFAAHPAFFRETSTWLSENPFPVATEREITTLEQNQPVYRTWFDRATP; encoded by the coding sequence TTGCCAAGAGTACGAGTTCGTCAGCACGTTAATCCGCTTAGTCAGAAATATCAAACCCCGATTACGCCTCCCGTTTGGGAAAAGATTTATTCTGATTTAAATCAGCCATTTTTTCTAGATATTGGTGCAGCGAGAGGACGTTTTCTTCTAGAAATGGCGCAATTGCAACCTGACTATAATTTTTTAGGTCTAGAAATCCGTGAACCTTTAGTCACAGAAGCCAATCGTATTCGAGATGAATTAGGATTAACCAACCTTCATTATTTATTTTGTCATGTGAATCCATCTTTAGAGACGGTGTTAGCTTCCTTACCGAAAAATGCGCTCAATTTAGTAACGATTCAATTTCCTGATCCTTGGTTCAAACAACGTCATGGGAAACGACGGATTGTTCAACCCCAGTTAGTGGAGACACTTGCTAATTATTTAAATCCGAATTCTTGGCAGCAAAGAGGAGGAGTCTTTTTACAGTCAGATGTTCGATTTGTGATTGAGGAAATGTCTCGTCATTTTGCCGCTCATCCTGCTTTTTTCCGAGAAACTTCGACTTGGTTATCAGAAAATCCTTTCCCTGTCGCAACGGAACGAGAAATCACAACTCTTGAGCAAAATCAGCCCGTTTATCGCACTTGGTTCGATCGCGCTACCCCCTAA
- a CDS encoding prohibitin family protein, whose product MNKQTNQSLTAIIGGIIAALLLLVGFNSYVVINPGEAGVLSILGKAQEDALLEGIHYKIPFISKVDVYDVTVQKFEVPAQSATKDLQDLKASFAINFRLDPVQVVDIRRKQGTLSNVVSKVIAPQTQESFKVAAARKTAEEAITKRDELKEDFDIALNNRLDKYGILVLDTSVIDLNFTKEFAQAVEDKQIAEQRAQRAVYIAREAEQEAQADINRAKGKAEAQRLLAETLRAQGGSLVLQKEAIEAWRQGGSQMPNVLILGGENKSSIPFLFNLGDLADIDEERPSPEEASPLDEPSPFETEEDESSSLDLPPSYGNLQE is encoded by the coding sequence TTGAACAAACAGACCAACCAAAGTTTAACCGCCATTATCGGTGGGATTATTGCCGCCTTATTGCTTCTAGTTGGTTTCAACTCTTATGTAGTTATCAACCCAGGAGAAGCAGGGGTTCTCAGTATTTTAGGAAAAGCCCAAGAAGACGCATTGTTAGAAGGGATTCATTACAAAATCCCTTTTATTTCTAAAGTGGATGTGTACGATGTGACCGTCCAGAAATTTGAAGTTCCCGCCCAAAGTGCGACCAAAGACTTACAAGATTTAAAAGCCAGTTTTGCCATTAACTTCCGTCTTGATCCCGTGCAAGTGGTGGATATTCGTCGGAAACAAGGCACATTAAGTAACGTCGTCTCGAAAGTGATCGCACCGCAAACTCAAGAATCGTTTAAAGTCGCCGCTGCGAGGAAAACCGCAGAAGAAGCCATTACCAAACGGGATGAATTGAAAGAAGATTTTGATATCGCCCTCAATAATCGTCTGGATAAATATGGCATTCTCGTTTTAGATACCAGCGTCATCGATCTTAACTTCACCAAAGAATTTGCTCAAGCCGTTGAAGATAAACAAATCGCAGAACAACGCGCCCAACGAGCGGTTTATATCGCCAGAGAAGCCGAACAAGAAGCGCAAGCTGATATTAATCGCGCCAAAGGAAAAGCAGAAGCACAACGCCTCTTAGCAGAAACCTTACGCGCTCAAGGCGGATCACTGGTGTTACAAAAAGAAGCGATCGAGGCTTGGCGACAAGGCGGCTCTCAGATGCCCAATGTGTTAATTTTGGGAGGGGAAAACAAAAGTAGTATTCCTTTCTTATTCAATTTAGGAGATTTAGCAGATATTGATGAAGAGCGCCCTTCCCCCGAAGAAGCCTCTCCTCTCGATGAACCGTCTCCTTTTGAAACCGAAGAAGACGAATCTTCTTCTCTCGATCTTCCTCCTAGCTATGGAAACTTGCAGGAATAG
- a CDS encoding prohibitin family protein — MNKPNSQSITAIIGGVIAALLLIIGFNSYTVINPGEAGVLSILGKAQEGALLEGIHFKPPIISKVDVYDVTVQKYEVPAQSATKDLQDLNASFAINFRLDPVQVVDIRRKQGTLSNVVAKVISPQTQESFKVAAARKTAEEAITRRDELKQDFDIALNNRLEKYGIIVLDTSVVDLNFTKAFAQAVEDKQIAEQSAQRAVYIAREAEQKAQADINRAKGRAEAQRLLADTLRAQGGSLVLQKEAIEAWRQGGSQMPNVLVMGGENESSVPFLFNLGDLADVDGDRPSPQDASPLDEPSPFESEQQENEDSSSSLNLPPGYGGLN, encoded by the coding sequence TTGAATAAACCCAATTCCCAAAGCATAACCGCCATTATTGGTGGCGTGATTGCCGCTTTGTTATTAATCATTGGCTTTAACTCTTATACGGTGATTAACCCTGGAGAAGCTGGGGTTCTCAGTATTTTAGGAAAAGCACAAGAAGGCGCATTATTGGAGGGGATTCACTTTAAACCCCCCATTATTTCTAAAGTGGATGTGTATGATGTGACGGTTCAAAAATATGAAGTCCCGGCGCAAAGTGCCACGAAAGACTTACAAGATTTGAATGCCAGTTTTGCCATTAACTTCCGTCTTGATCCTGTTCAGGTGGTGGATATTCGTCGGAAACAAGGCACGTTAAGTAATGTTGTCGCGAAAGTGATTTCTCCGCAAACTCAGGAATCCTTTAAGGTGGCGGCTGCCAGGAAAACGGCGGAAGAGGCAATCACCCGACGGGATGAATTAAAACAGGATTTTGATATCGCGCTAAACAATCGCTTGGAAAAGTATGGGATTATTGTCCTTGATACCAGCGTTGTTGATCTGAATTTCACGAAAGCCTTTGCGCAAGCGGTAGAAGATAAGCAAATCGCAGAACAAAGCGCCCAACGAGCGGTTTATATTGCCAGAGAAGCGGAACAAAAGGCGCAAGCTGACATTAACCGTGCGAAAGGACGAGCAGAAGCACAACGCCTCCTCGCGGATACGTTACGCGCTCAAGGCGGATCACTGGTACTACAAAAAGAAGCGATCGAAGCCTGGCGACAAGGCGGCTCTCAAATGCCGAATGTCCTTGTCATGGGTGGAGAAAACGAAAGCAGTGTCCCTTTCTTATTTAACTTAGGGGATTTAGCGGATGTGGACGGCGATCGTCCTTCTCCCCAAGATGCTTCTCCTCTCGATGAACCGTCTCCTTTTGAATCAGAACAACAGGAGAATGAAGACTCCTCCTCTTCTCTTAATCTCCCTCCTGGTTATGGAGGACTGAACTAG